One window of Trifolium pratense cultivar HEN17-A07 linkage group LG5, ARS_RC_1.1, whole genome shotgun sequence genomic DNA carries:
- the LOC123886000 gene encoding uncharacterized protein LOC123886000: MITYEFLPHEYSYALYLSYEYDLHPSHLMILNMVSERYPRDEDEDCAFAYDSDSCEEDESVDVAILSTSDQDLEFSTSQDSILFGSFASPIIPVSIPSIASDFDGFSIKIGAITCFLGDSCCSNVDFAITTSEEHKQLKNFETEFVPSAVSQKSKNQPGVQSFSSPIKFERQHDGNVRFSQDQDQNNKKGDTLSDLLLCSSESITFISHHRAFDITVFDPGGIMSVIYSSVVMLTFLSKLISMYFTVRVFVFDPGGNRCWT; the protein is encoded by the coding sequence ATGATTACATATGAGTTTTTACCTCATGAGTATTCCTATGCTCTCTACCTCTCTTATGAGTATGATCTTCATCCCTCTCATCTCATGATTctcaacatggtatcagagcgatacccgagggatgaagatgaagattgtgCTTTCGCTTACGATTCTGACAGttgtgaagaagatgaatccGTCGATGTTGCAATTCTCAGCACTTCTGATCAAGATCTGGAATTTTCAACTTCGCAAGATTCAATCCTTTTTGGCAGCTTCGCAAGTCCAATCATTCCAGTTTCTATTCCTTCAATTGCATCAGATTTTGATGGTTTCTCCATCAAGATTGGGGCTATTACTTGTTTTCTTGGTGATTCTTGTTGTAGCAATGTCGATTTCGCGATCACCACTTCGGAAGAACACAAACAATTGAAGAATTTTGAAACTGAGTTTGTGCCTTCTGCAGTCAGCCAGAAATCGAAGAATCAACCCGGTGTTCAGTCGTTCTCTTCTCCGATCAAATTCGAGCGTCAACATGACGGCAACGTCCGATTCTCGCAAGATCAAGATCAGAACAACAAGAAAGGTGATACGCTTTCTGATTTGCTATTATGTTCGTCGGAGAGCATCACTTTCATTTCTCACCATCGAGCTTTCGACATCACAGTTTTTGATCCCGGTGGAATTATGTCAGTGATTTACAGTTCCGTTGTTATGCTCACTTTTCTGTCAAAGCTCATTTCGATGTATTTTACTGTTCGTGTTTTTGTCTTCGATCCCGGCGGAAATCGCTGCTGGACTTAG